A genomic segment from Nicotiana tabacum cultivar K326 chromosome 7, ASM71507v2, whole genome shotgun sequence encodes:
- the LOC107817101 gene encoding very-long-chain aldehyde decarbonylase CER1-like isoform X3, producing MATKPGILTEWPWARLGNFKYLLLAPFVGHSIYSFIMSKDESQRDISYIFILPYLLSRMIHNQIWTSLSRYRTAKGNNRILDKSIEFDQVDRETNWDDQIILNGVVFYIAYLKFQQTHHLPLWRTDGIIITALMHIGPVEFLYYWLHRAFHHHFLYSRYHSHHHSSIVTEPITSVIHPFAEIVAYLTLFLIPMTTTLFTGTASIASLGAYTTYIDFMNYMGHCNFELIPKWMFSMFPPLKYLMYTPTFHSLHHTQFRTNYSLFVPMYDHLYGTVDKSLDTLYEKSLERKAELPDVVHLTHLTTPESIYHLRLGFASLASRPHASKWYILLMWPVTLWSFFITWIYGQTFVVERNLFRNIKLQTWAILKYRKQYFMQGQRDTINNLIEEAIMEADQKGIKVLSLGLLNQQEEQLNNNGELYIRKNPQLKVKVVDGSSLVVAVVLNSIPKGTSQVVLRGRLSKVSCSIALVLCQRGIQVIMLDEEEYKRLKARLTPEAATNLVQSKTYLPKIWLVDDGLSEDEQLKAPKGTLYIPFSQFPPRKVRKNCFYFNTPAMLTPKHLENNWLPRRVMSAWRIAGILHALEGWNEHECGDMMLDIEKAWKASLDHGFRPLKMTSAA from the exons ATGGCTACTAAACCTGGCATTCTCACAGAGTGGCCATGGGCACGCCTTGGGAACTTCAAG TACTTGCTTTTGGCACCATTTGTGGGTCATAGCATATACTCTTTCATCATGAGCAAAGATGAAAGCCAAAGGGACATCTCATACATATTCATACTTCCATATCTACTCTCGAGAATGATTCACAATCAGATATGGACATCTCTATCTCGCTACAGGACTGCTAAGGGTAATAATCGAATTCTAGACAAGAGCATTGAATTTGATCAAGTTGATCGAGAAACCAACTG GGATGATCAGATCATACTTAATGGGGTGGTATTCTACATTGCGTACCTGAAGTTCCAACAGACACATCACTTGCCTTTGTGGAGAACTGATGGGATCATAATAACTGCCTTGATGCATATCGGTCCAGTGGAGTTTCTCTATTACTGGCTTCACAGAGCTTTTCACCACCATTTTCTCTACTCTCGTTATCATTCCCATCATCACTCCTCCATTGTTACTGAGCCCATCACCT CTGTCATTCATCCGTTTGCTGAGATCGTAGCATATTTGACGCTCTTTCTTATACCAATGACCACAACACTTTTCACTGGAACTGCTTCTATAGCTTCACTTGGTGCTTACACCACCTATATTGATTTCATGAACTACATGGGGCATTGCAACTTTGAGCTCATTCCTAAGTGGATGTTCTCTATGTTTCCCCCTCTCAAGTACTTGATGTATACGCCCAC GTTCCACTCACTACATCACACTCAATTTAGAACAAATTATTCGCTTTTCGTGCCAATGTATGACCATCTGTATGGTACAGTGGACAAGTCGTTAGATACATTGTATGAAAAGTCACTTGAGAGGAAAGCTGAATTACCTGACGTTGTGCACCTAACACATCTAACAACCCCAGAATCTATCTACCATCTCAGACTAGGGTTTGCATCCTTGGCCTCGAGGCCTCACGCTTCCAAGTGGTATATCTTGTTAATGTGGCCTGTTACGCTATGGTCATTTTTTATTACTTGGATTTATGGTCAAACATTTGTTGTCGAGAGAAATTTATTCAGGAATATTAAACTACAAACTTGGGCTATCCTAAAGTACAGGAAACAA TACTTTATGCAAGGGCAAAGAGATACTATTAACAATTTGATTGAGGAAGCCATCATGGAAGCTGATCAGAAAGGCATAAAAGTTTTGAGCCTTGGACTCCTAAATCAG CAGGAAGAGCAGCTGAACAATAATGGTGAACTTTACATAAGGAAAAATCCTCAGTTGAAAGTGAAGGTGGTTGATGGAAGTAGTCTAGTTGTTGCTGTGGTCCTAAACTCCATTCCTAAAGGAACTTCCCAAGTGGTCCTTAGAGGTCGTTTGTCCAAAGTTTCTTGCTCCATCGCCCTTGTATTGTGCCAAAGAGGAATTCAG GTTATCATGTTAGATGAAGAAGAGTACAAGAGACTTAAAGCAAGGCTTACCCCTGAGGCTGCAACTAATTTGGTCCAGTCAAAGACCTATTTACCAAAG ATATGGCTAGTAGATGATGGATTGAGCGAAGACGAACAACTGAAAGCGCCAAAAGGAACATTATATATTCCTTTTTCACAATTTCCACCAAGAAAAGTTCGCAAGAATTGCTTCTACTTCAACACACCAGCCATGCTTACTCCAAAACATCTTGAAAAT AATTGGCTGCCAAGAAGAGTGATGAGTGCCTGGAGAATAGCTGGAATTTTGCATGCATTGGAAGGTTGGAATGAGCATGAATGTGGTGACATGATGCTTGATATTGAGAAAGCGTGGAAAGCTAGTCTTGATCATGGTTTTCGCCCATTAAAAATGACTTCTGCTGCTTAA
- the LOC107817101 gene encoding very-long-chain aldehyde decarbonylase CER1-like isoform X1, with amino-acid sequence MATKPGILTEWPWARLGNFKYLLLAPFVGHSIYSFIMSKDESQRDISYIFILPYLLSRMIHNQIWTSLSRYRTAKGNNRILDKSIEFDQVDRETNWDDQIILNGVVFYIAYLKFQQTHHLPLWRTDGIIITALMHIGPVEFLYYWLHRAFHHHFLYSRYHSHHHSSIVTEPITSVIHPFAEIVAYLTLFLIPMTTTLFTGTASIASLGAYTTYIDFMNYMGHCNFELIPKWMFSMFPPLKYLMYTPTFHSLHHTQFRTNYSLFVPMYDHLYGTVDKSLDTLYEKSLERKAELPDVVHLTHLTTPESIYHLRLGFASLASRPHASKWYILLMWPVTLWSFFITWIYGQTFVVERNLFRNIKLQTWAILKYRKQYFMQGQRDTINNLIEEAIMEADQKGIKVLSLGLLNQQEEQLNNNGELYIRKNPQLKVKVVDGSSLVVAVVLNSIPKGTSQVVLRGRLSKVSCSIALVLCQRGIQVIMLDEEEYKRLKARLTPEAATNLVQSKTYLPKIWLVDDGLSEDEQLKAPKGTLYIPFSQFPPRKVRKNCFYFNTPAMLTPKHLENVDSCENWLPRRVMSAWRIAGILHALEGWNEHECGDMMLDIEKAWKASLDHGFRPLKMTSAA; translated from the exons ATGGCTACTAAACCTGGCATTCTCACAGAGTGGCCATGGGCACGCCTTGGGAACTTCAAG TACTTGCTTTTGGCACCATTTGTGGGTCATAGCATATACTCTTTCATCATGAGCAAAGATGAAAGCCAAAGGGACATCTCATACATATTCATACTTCCATATCTACTCTCGAGAATGATTCACAATCAGATATGGACATCTCTATCTCGCTACAGGACTGCTAAGGGTAATAATCGAATTCTAGACAAGAGCATTGAATTTGATCAAGTTGATCGAGAAACCAACTG GGATGATCAGATCATACTTAATGGGGTGGTATTCTACATTGCGTACCTGAAGTTCCAACAGACACATCACTTGCCTTTGTGGAGAACTGATGGGATCATAATAACTGCCTTGATGCATATCGGTCCAGTGGAGTTTCTCTATTACTGGCTTCACAGAGCTTTTCACCACCATTTTCTCTACTCTCGTTATCATTCCCATCATCACTCCTCCATTGTTACTGAGCCCATCACCT CTGTCATTCATCCGTTTGCTGAGATCGTAGCATATTTGACGCTCTTTCTTATACCAATGACCACAACACTTTTCACTGGAACTGCTTCTATAGCTTCACTTGGTGCTTACACCACCTATATTGATTTCATGAACTACATGGGGCATTGCAACTTTGAGCTCATTCCTAAGTGGATGTTCTCTATGTTTCCCCCTCTCAAGTACTTGATGTATACGCCCAC GTTCCACTCACTACATCACACTCAATTTAGAACAAATTATTCGCTTTTCGTGCCAATGTATGACCATCTGTATGGTACAGTGGACAAGTCGTTAGATACATTGTATGAAAAGTCACTTGAGAGGAAAGCTGAATTACCTGACGTTGTGCACCTAACACATCTAACAACCCCAGAATCTATCTACCATCTCAGACTAGGGTTTGCATCCTTGGCCTCGAGGCCTCACGCTTCCAAGTGGTATATCTTGTTAATGTGGCCTGTTACGCTATGGTCATTTTTTATTACTTGGATTTATGGTCAAACATTTGTTGTCGAGAGAAATTTATTCAGGAATATTAAACTACAAACTTGGGCTATCCTAAAGTACAGGAAACAA TACTTTATGCAAGGGCAAAGAGATACTATTAACAATTTGATTGAGGAAGCCATCATGGAAGCTGATCAGAAAGGCATAAAAGTTTTGAGCCTTGGACTCCTAAATCAG CAGGAAGAGCAGCTGAACAATAATGGTGAACTTTACATAAGGAAAAATCCTCAGTTGAAAGTGAAGGTGGTTGATGGAAGTAGTCTAGTTGTTGCTGTGGTCCTAAACTCCATTCCTAAAGGAACTTCCCAAGTGGTCCTTAGAGGTCGTTTGTCCAAAGTTTCTTGCTCCATCGCCCTTGTATTGTGCCAAAGAGGAATTCAG GTTATCATGTTAGATGAAGAAGAGTACAAGAGACTTAAAGCAAGGCTTACCCCTGAGGCTGCAACTAATTTGGTCCAGTCAAAGACCTATTTACCAAAG ATATGGCTAGTAGATGATGGATTGAGCGAAGACGAACAACTGAAAGCGCCAAAAGGAACATTATATATTCCTTTTTCACAATTTCCACCAAGAAAAGTTCGCAAGAATTGCTTCTACTTCAACACACCAGCCATGCTTACTCCAAAACATCTTGAAAATGTAGACTCTTGTGAG AATTGGCTGCCAAGAAGAGTGATGAGTGCCTGGAGAATAGCTGGAATTTTGCATGCATTGGAAGGTTGGAATGAGCATGAATGTGGTGACATGATGCTTGATATTGAGAAAGCGTGGAAAGCTAGTCTTGATCATGGTTTTCGCCCATTAAAAATGACTTCTGCTGCTTAA
- the LOC107817101 gene encoding very-long-chain aldehyde decarbonylase CER1-like isoform X2 produces the protein MATKPGILTEWPWARLGNFKYLLLAPFVGHSIYSFIMSKDESQRDISYIFILPYLLSRMIHNQIWTSLSRYRTAKGNNRILDKSIEFDQVDRETNWDDQIILNGVVFYIAYLKFQQTHHLPLWRTDGIIITALMHIGPVEFLYYWLHRAFHHHFLYSRYHSHHHSSIVTEPITSVIHPFAEIVAYLTLFLIPMTTTLFTGTASIASLGAYTTYIDFMNYMGHCNFELIPKWMFSMFPPLKYLMYTPTFHSLHHTQFRTNYSLFVPMYDHLYGTVDKSLDTLYEKSLERKAELPDVVHLTHLTTPESIYHLRLGFASLASRPHASKWYILLMWPVTLWSFFITWIYGQTFVVERNLFRNIKLQTWAILKYRKQYFMQGQRDTINNLIEEAIMEADQKGIKVLSLGLLNQEEQLNNNGELYIRKNPQLKVKVVDGSSLVVAVVLNSIPKGTSQVVLRGRLSKVSCSIALVLCQRGIQVIMLDEEEYKRLKARLTPEAATNLVQSKTYLPKIWLVDDGLSEDEQLKAPKGTLYIPFSQFPPRKVRKNCFYFNTPAMLTPKHLENVDSCENWLPRRVMSAWRIAGILHALEGWNEHECGDMMLDIEKAWKASLDHGFRPLKMTSAA, from the exons ATGGCTACTAAACCTGGCATTCTCACAGAGTGGCCATGGGCACGCCTTGGGAACTTCAAG TACTTGCTTTTGGCACCATTTGTGGGTCATAGCATATACTCTTTCATCATGAGCAAAGATGAAAGCCAAAGGGACATCTCATACATATTCATACTTCCATATCTACTCTCGAGAATGATTCACAATCAGATATGGACATCTCTATCTCGCTACAGGACTGCTAAGGGTAATAATCGAATTCTAGACAAGAGCATTGAATTTGATCAAGTTGATCGAGAAACCAACTG GGATGATCAGATCATACTTAATGGGGTGGTATTCTACATTGCGTACCTGAAGTTCCAACAGACACATCACTTGCCTTTGTGGAGAACTGATGGGATCATAATAACTGCCTTGATGCATATCGGTCCAGTGGAGTTTCTCTATTACTGGCTTCACAGAGCTTTTCACCACCATTTTCTCTACTCTCGTTATCATTCCCATCATCACTCCTCCATTGTTACTGAGCCCATCACCT CTGTCATTCATCCGTTTGCTGAGATCGTAGCATATTTGACGCTCTTTCTTATACCAATGACCACAACACTTTTCACTGGAACTGCTTCTATAGCTTCACTTGGTGCTTACACCACCTATATTGATTTCATGAACTACATGGGGCATTGCAACTTTGAGCTCATTCCTAAGTGGATGTTCTCTATGTTTCCCCCTCTCAAGTACTTGATGTATACGCCCAC GTTCCACTCACTACATCACACTCAATTTAGAACAAATTATTCGCTTTTCGTGCCAATGTATGACCATCTGTATGGTACAGTGGACAAGTCGTTAGATACATTGTATGAAAAGTCACTTGAGAGGAAAGCTGAATTACCTGACGTTGTGCACCTAACACATCTAACAACCCCAGAATCTATCTACCATCTCAGACTAGGGTTTGCATCCTTGGCCTCGAGGCCTCACGCTTCCAAGTGGTATATCTTGTTAATGTGGCCTGTTACGCTATGGTCATTTTTTATTACTTGGATTTATGGTCAAACATTTGTTGTCGAGAGAAATTTATTCAGGAATATTAAACTACAAACTTGGGCTATCCTAAAGTACAGGAAACAA TACTTTATGCAAGGGCAAAGAGATACTATTAACAATTTGATTGAGGAAGCCATCATGGAAGCTGATCAGAAAGGCATAAAAGTTTTGAGCCTTGGACTCCTAAATCAG GAAGAGCAGCTGAACAATAATGGTGAACTTTACATAAGGAAAAATCCTCAGTTGAAAGTGAAGGTGGTTGATGGAAGTAGTCTAGTTGTTGCTGTGGTCCTAAACTCCATTCCTAAAGGAACTTCCCAAGTGGTCCTTAGAGGTCGTTTGTCCAAAGTTTCTTGCTCCATCGCCCTTGTATTGTGCCAAAGAGGAATTCAG GTTATCATGTTAGATGAAGAAGAGTACAAGAGACTTAAAGCAAGGCTTACCCCTGAGGCTGCAACTAATTTGGTCCAGTCAAAGACCTATTTACCAAAG ATATGGCTAGTAGATGATGGATTGAGCGAAGACGAACAACTGAAAGCGCCAAAAGGAACATTATATATTCCTTTTTCACAATTTCCACCAAGAAAAGTTCGCAAGAATTGCTTCTACTTCAACACACCAGCCATGCTTACTCCAAAACATCTTGAAAATGTAGACTCTTGTGAG AATTGGCTGCCAAGAAGAGTGATGAGTGCCTGGAGAATAGCTGGAATTTTGCATGCATTGGAAGGTTGGAATGAGCATGAATGTGGTGACATGATGCTTGATATTGAGAAAGCGTGGAAAGCTAGTCTTGATCATGGTTTTCGCCCATTAAAAATGACTTCTGCTGCTTAA